Proteins encoded by one window of Porphyromonas vaginalis:
- a CDS encoding DUF6029 family protein, whose amino-acid sequence MRYTLRIVRHLCILSCMGLATLTALTAQSDSEWKPWDKFSPSFSVQSDMLFSLDNKANGYKTWMGNSYVTGTLRNNYLELGLRYEELLRPMPGHEPEQGRGIPHLHLKGFVGKYAEVTLGDFYDQFGSGILFRSYEERTLGIDNAVRGVHVSLTPYDGVRLKGFTGQQRNYFDRTFRLFNKDRGFISGADGELAIHQWVPALRDNQMTLTLGGAYVNKVEGDEIIPVETPAGMTGPMRLNLPRQVHAFGGRAKFTLGGWVLNGEYAYKSSDPTATNHYIYSPGSVAMLSTSYSQRGLSLLLQAKRSENFNYLSARSSVGTPLHINHLPAFTANHTYTLAALYPYATQPDGEWALQGDIRYTIPRGTLLGGKYGTGLRVNYAHVRGLKSVATDQLPLDAEKNKLYGTDGYQHPFFGMGELYYSDFNFELSKKFSRTVSMTFEYYHQIYNQQVVEGHAINNPLVYSNIFVLDGKFRLAPRYTLRTELQYLYSRQAEGSWLFGLAELSVAPHWMISLSDQYNIDATKEHYYMGSLTYAKGNHRLQLGYGRTRAGINCSGGVCRYMPETKGIYLSYNGSF is encoded by the coding sequence ATGCGATATACGCTACGCATCGTACGGCACCTTTGCATACTATCCTGTATGGGCCTCGCTACACTAACGGCCCTCACGGCTCAAAGTGATAGCGAGTGGAAGCCTTGGGACAAGTTCTCCCCCTCCTTTAGCGTGCAGAGCGATATGCTCTTCTCTCTAGACAACAAAGCTAACGGGTACAAAACCTGGATGGGCAATAGCTACGTAACAGGTACCCTACGAAATAACTACCTCGAGCTAGGACTTCGCTACGAAGAGCTACTACGACCCATGCCCGGTCACGAGCCTGAGCAGGGGCGTGGCATACCACACCTACACCTCAAGGGCTTCGTAGGCAAGTATGCTGAGGTCACGCTGGGTGACTTCTACGATCAGTTTGGATCAGGCATCCTCTTCCGCAGCTATGAGGAGCGTACCTTAGGCATTGACAATGCCGTACGAGGTGTACACGTATCTCTCACTCCATACGACGGCGTACGACTCAAGGGATTCACAGGTCAGCAGCGCAACTACTTCGACCGCACCTTCCGCCTATTCAACAAAGATCGTGGCTTCATATCAGGTGCTGATGGAGAGCTCGCTATCCACCAGTGGGTACCAGCTCTACGAGACAATCAGATGACGCTCACACTAGGCGGTGCTTATGTCAATAAGGTCGAAGGCGATGAGATCATACCCGTAGAGACGCCCGCAGGGATGACAGGTCCCATGCGACTCAACCTGCCCCGTCAGGTGCACGCCTTCGGGGGGCGCGCTAAGTTTACACTCGGTGGATGGGTACTCAACGGCGAGTACGCCTACAAGAGTAGCGACCCCACAGCGACCAACCACTACATCTACTCTCCCGGCTCTGTAGCTATGCTCTCCACCTCCTACTCACAGCGTGGGCTGAGCCTCCTGCTACAAGCTAAGCGTAGCGAAAACTTCAACTACCTCTCGGCTCGCTCTTCTGTCGGTACGCCTCTACATATCAACCACCTGCCAGCCTTTACCGCTAATCATACCTACACCCTCGCAGCACTCTACCCCTACGCTACACAGCCTGATGGCGAGTGGGCTCTACAGGGTGACATACGCTATACCATCCCCAGAGGTACCCTCCTAGGCGGTAAGTATGGCACTGGACTACGAGTCAACTATGCACATGTCAGAGGCCTCAAGAGCGTCGCTACAGACCAGCTTCCTCTAGATGCGGAGAAGAACAAGCTCTATGGCACTGACGGCTATCAGCACCCCTTCTTTGGCATGGGTGAGCTATACTACTCGGACTTCAACTTCGAGCTGAGCAAGAAGTTCTCTCGCACCGTCTCCATGACCTTCGAGTACTACCACCAGATCTACAACCAGCAGGTCGTCGAGGGGCACGCCATCAATAACCCGCTCGTCTATAGCAACATCTTCGTCCTCGACGGCAAGTTTAGACTAGCTCCTCGCTACACGCTACGCACCGAGCTACAGTACCTATACAGTCGTCAGGCTGAGGGTAGCTGGCTCTTTGGTCTGGCCGAGCTATCAGTAGCACCACACTGGATGATCTCCCTATCGGATCAGTACAATATAGACGCCACCAAGGAGCACTACTACATGGGCTCACTCACCTACGCCAAGGGCAATCACCGCCTACAGCTCGGCTACGGACGTACACGCGCTGGTATCAACTGCTCTGGGGGCGTATGCCGCTATATGCCCGAGACGAAGGGTATATACCTAAGCTACAACGGATCATTCTAA
- a CDS encoding bifunctional adenosylcobinamide kinase/adenosylcobinamide-phosphate guanylyltransferase yields the protein MIYISGGQRSGKSGYAQRLARSLSDRPIYLATARHWDEDFERRIARHQADRGPEWTTIEEPRYLSQTQIAGRVVLIDCVTLWLTNIYSDLEFDAEASLSEARREWQQLLHHCEADTLIVVSNEIGMSLHAPDAGSRAFVDLQGWVNQYVSATADEAYLMVSGRALRTELISDLYREI from the coding sequence GTGATCTACATATCGGGTGGGCAACGCAGTGGCAAGAGTGGCTACGCTCAGCGACTGGCGCGCTCGCTCTCTGACCGGCCGATATACCTTGCTACGGCACGTCACTGGGACGAGGACTTCGAGCGTCGCATAGCGCGTCACCAAGCGGATCGGGGACCTGAGTGGACTACTATCGAGGAGCCGCGCTACCTGAGCCAGACGCAGATAGCAGGGCGTGTCGTATTGATAGACTGCGTGACGCTGTGGCTGACGAATATATACAGCGACTTGGAGTTTGACGCTGAGGCTTCGCTCAGCGAGGCGCGTCGTGAGTGGCAGCAGTTGCTGCATCACTGCGAGGCGGATACGCTCATCGTGGTGAGCAACGAGATCGGTATGAGCCTGCACGCTCCCGATGCGGGTTCACGAGCTTTCGTAGATCTGCAGGGATGGGTCAACCAATATGTATCTGCCACGGCTGACGAAGCTTACTTGATGGTCTCTGGCAGAGCTTTACGGACGGAATTGATTTCAGACTTATATAGAGAGATATGA
- the cobS gene encoding adenosylcobinamide-GDP ribazoletransferase, whose product MAWHLWRTIRSEWDLLRLSLLFYTRIPVGHVEYREERMEASFRYFPLLGAIVGAVMAGIYALAGYYLPNAVAAVMSVIVGLVVTGGMHEDGLSDYCDAFGGYHDRDTTLRIMKDSATGVYGILGLVMLLMSRVVLLSYIPYETAIGTIVAMAVVARWMPILVMRLSTYARKSGEASKATHLRQAVTTKTLLIAAVWALLALLLLPWQAAVVAPVLMIGQSLLIMRISNKRIGGHTGDVLGAIVCLAELTLLLVTLVVTIYA is encoded by the coding sequence ATGGCTTGGCATCTGTGGCGCACGATACGCTCTGAGTGGGACCTGCTTCGTCTCTCGCTACTCTTCTACACCCGCATACCGGTGGGACACGTGGAGTATCGTGAGGAACGTATGGAAGCGTCCTTTCGCTACTTTCCTCTGCTGGGAGCGATCGTAGGAGCTGTGATGGCGGGGATCTACGCTTTGGCTGGCTACTATCTACCAAATGCGGTGGCTGCGGTGATGAGCGTGATCGTTGGCTTAGTTGTCACGGGCGGGATGCATGAGGATGGCTTGTCGGACTATTGCGATGCTTTCGGAGGGTATCACGATAGGGATACGACGCTACGCATTATGAAGGACAGCGCGACAGGCGTGTACGGTATACTGGGGCTGGTGATGCTCCTCATGAGCCGTGTCGTCCTGCTGAGCTACATACCTTACGAGACCGCCATCGGGACGATCGTGGCTATGGCTGTGGTGGCGCGCTGGATGCCCATCCTCGTGATGCGCCTCTCGACCTACGCACGTAAGAGTGGCGAGGCGAGCAAGGCAACGCATCTGCGACAAGCGGTCACTACGAAGACGCTACTCATAGCGGCTGTCTGGGCACTCCTAGCCCTCTTGCTCCTGCCCTGGCAGGCTGCCGTTGTGGCTCCCGTGCTGATGATAGGGCAGTCGCTACTGATCATGCGTATTAGCAACAAGCGTATCGGCGGACACACGGGCGATGTGCTGGGAGCTATCGTCTGCTTGGCTGAGCTGACGCTACTGCTGGTCACACTTGTGGTAACTATCTACGCCTGA
- the cobT gene encoding nicotinate-nucleotide--dimethylbenzimidazole phosphoribosyltransferase, translated as MTFEETLQERIDSRTKPKGSLGQLERIAYKVGMIQHSVTPQLVDPVLLVMAADHGIVEEGVSPCPKEITWQQCINFVSGGGACSVLARQNGFRLRVIDVGVDYDFPETCRIESAKVMHGTRNMLHEPAMTTEECAEAMLIGAQCVTQEAERGANVIAFGEMGIGNTSPATLILHKITGRSITSIIGPGSGLRGSGLEHKAKVLEAVAARYNPQSPMELLSQMGGLEIAAICGGVLEAYKRGMLILADGVIATSAFMVAHEMEPRIVDNVLFAHTSEEPGHQAMIDYLGGEAILSLEMRLGEGTGALVAYPIIQSAVAFMNNMRGFDDAAVCRVD; from the coding sequence ATGACTTTTGAGGAGACACTACAAGAGCGGATCGACAGTCGCACGAAGCCAAAGGGTTCGCTGGGGCAACTAGAGCGCATCGCCTACAAGGTGGGCATGATACAGCATAGCGTGACGCCTCAGCTGGTCGATCCCGTGCTACTGGTGATGGCCGCAGATCATGGGATCGTCGAGGAGGGCGTGAGTCCCTGTCCTAAGGAGATCACCTGGCAGCAATGCATCAACTTCGTCTCGGGGGGCGGAGCTTGTAGTGTCTTGGCACGGCAAAATGGCTTTCGTCTGCGTGTCATAGATGTTGGCGTCGACTACGACTTTCCTGAGACTTGTCGTATCGAGTCGGCTAAGGTGATGCACGGCACCCGCAATATGCTTCACGAGCCAGCTATGACGACCGAGGAGTGTGCTGAGGCAATGCTGATCGGTGCTCAGTGTGTGACGCAAGAGGCGGAGCGAGGAGCTAATGTGATTGCCTTCGGCGAGATGGGCATCGGCAATACTTCGCCAGCGACGCTGATCCTACACAAGATCACAGGACGCTCTATCACCTCGATCATTGGCCCAGGCTCGGGACTGCGTGGCTCAGGGCTAGAGCATAAGGCGAAGGTGCTCGAGGCGGTGGCTGCACGCTACAATCCGCAGAGTCCTATGGAGCTATTGTCGCAGATGGGCGGGCTAGAGATTGCCGCCATCTGTGGCGGTGTCCTAGAGGCGTATAAGAGGGGTATGCTGATCCTTGCGGATGGAGTGATCGCTACCTCAGCCTTTATGGTGGCACACGAGATGGAGCCACGCATTGTGGACAATGTACTCTTCGCTCACACCTCCGAAGAGCCAGGACACCAAGCGATGATCGACTATCTAGGCGGAGAAGCGATCTTGTCCCTAGAGATGCGCCTCGGCGAGGGTACGGGCGCACTCGTTGCCTATCCGATCATTCAGTCGGCCGTTGCCTTTATGAATAATATGCGCGGCTTTGACGATGCGGCGGTGTGCCGTGTAGACTAA
- a CDS encoding Ig-like domain-containing protein, with protein sequence MKATYLSLTLALISLVLFTSCGPEANKPTPEVTSITLQKSAATLQTGETLELTATVSPADAKVTFSSSNTAVATVCEKGVVKAIAPGTATITAQAGDKKATCTITVIEGKNVSIFNKLDGKKYPSGSTIDYVTTISEEDAGNCDLDLLFSVIKTMKYKTEITFDNEFDGFICIGECETVNNIKSYKADATEYTADSEKGPIKNKGDMTGGWLHFKLSTPAGETYKNRIVVKLIPEDGSETLSWTINVAITVK encoded by the coding sequence ATGAAAGCAACTTATCTATCACTCACACTAGCTCTCATCTCGCTAGTTCTCTTTACATCTTGTGGCCCTGAGGCCAACAAGCCCACCCCTGAGGTGACCAGCATAACGCTCCAGAAGTCTGCTGCCACACTGCAGACTGGAGAGACGCTAGAGCTCACGGCCACCGTCTCACCGGCTGATGCTAAGGTGACATTCTCTTCAAGTAACACCGCTGTCGCAACAGTTTGCGAGAAGGGTGTCGTCAAGGCTATCGCACCAGGCACAGCTACCATCACGGCTCAGGCCGGTGACAAGAAGGCTACCTGCACCATCACTGTCATTGAGGGCAAGAACGTTTCTATCTTTAACAAGCTAGATGGCAAGAAGTACCCCTCAGGCAGCACCATCGACTACGTAACAACTATATCTGAGGAAGATGCTGGGAACTGTGACCTAGACCTCCTCTTTAGCGTCATCAAGACGATGAAATACAAGACTGAGATAACCTTCGACAATGAGTTCGATGGATTTATCTGCATAGGTGAGTGCGAGACGGTCAATAACATAAAATCCTATAAGGCTGATGCTACAGAGTACACAGCAGATAGCGAGAAGGGCCCTATCAAGAATAAGGGTGATATGACTGGTGGTTGGCTCCACTTCAAGCTCTCTACACCTGCTGGTGAGACCTACAAGAACCGGATCGTCGTCAAGCTCATCCCTGAAGATGGTAGCGAGACTCTCTCTTGGACGATCAACGTCGCAATCACCGTCAAGTAA
- a CDS encoding TlpA family protein disulfide reductase, producing MKHVLTILLSLIVVTLAQAQLPQVELKDLQNNVVNTSELSNDGKPFIISFFATWCKPCLRELKAIHEEYVDWQEETGVKLIAVSIDEGQNADRVKPLVDALGFEYEVLLDPNGDFKRAMNVNMIPHVFVIDGKGRVAFSHSGYTDGGEQELIAKVRELLQATEE from the coding sequence ATGAAGCACGTTCTAACTATACTACTATCCCTCATAGTAGTCACTCTAGCGCAAGCCCAGCTACCTCAGGTCGAGCTCAAGGATCTACAGAACAATGTAGTCAACACGAGCGAACTGAGTAACGACGGCAAGCCCTTTATCATCTCATTCTTCGCCACCTGGTGCAAGCCTTGTCTCCGTGAGCTCAAGGCGATACACGAGGAGTATGTAGACTGGCAGGAGGAGACGGGCGTCAAGCTCATCGCTGTATCGATCGATGAGGGGCAAAACGCTGACCGCGTCAAGCCGCTAGTCGATGCGCTAGGCTTTGAGTACGAAGTCTTACTGGATCCCAATGGAGACTTCAAGCGAGCTATGAATGTCAATATGATACCCCACGTATTCGTCATCGATGGCAAGGGGCGTGTCGCATTCTCTCATAGCGGATACACCGATGGTGGTGAGCAAGAGCTCATCGCAAAGGTGCGTGAGCTACTACAAGCCACAGAAGAGTAA